The Vibrio navarrensis genome has a segment encoding these proteins:
- a CDS encoding glucosaminidase domain-containing protein produces the protein MPNNTSSSIFLKATAIAMAVAFSSIGPYLFYEEQRRELEAQQDDATGAAEALPDFASITDTREKKLAFFDYLRPKIAAENQKILKDREFLLTLNLAEPSQKQRERALRLAKRYDVTLTDEQLTRDWLGEMLKRVNVLPESLVMTQAANESAWGTSRFAREANNLFGQWCYTRGCGVVPLQRSEGAFHEVAKFSSAQESIHRYFMNVNRNRAYTELRNIRQNLVDKKQDLFSVETATTLTNGLLAYSERGMDYVQDLQAMIRHNSEFWSQ, from the coding sequence ATCTCTTTTACGAAGAGCAGCGTCGTGAGCTGGAAGCTCAGCAGGATGACGCAACTGGAGCCGCGGAAGCGTTGCCAGATTTTGCCTCAATCACAGATACTCGAGAAAAGAAACTGGCATTTTTTGATTATTTACGCCCTAAGATTGCCGCAGAAAATCAAAAAATTCTCAAAGACCGTGAGTTTTTGCTCACTCTAAATCTTGCTGAACCCTCGCAAAAGCAAAGAGAGAGGGCATTACGCCTAGCTAAGCGTTACGACGTCACGTTGACAGACGAGCAATTGACCCGTGATTGGCTTGGTGAAATGCTGAAACGCGTTAATGTGCTTCCTGAGTCATTAGTCATGACGCAAGCGGCGAATGAGTCAGCATGGGGAACGTCACGATTTGCCCGTGAAGCCAACAACCTATTTGGGCAGTGGTGTTACACTCGCGGCTGCGGCGTTGTCCCTTTGCAGCGCAGTGAAGGCGCATTTCACGAGGTGGCCAAATTCTCTTCCGCTCAAGAATCCATTCACCGTTATTTTATGAATGTAAACCGCAACCGAGCTTATACAGAACTGCGTAATATTCGCCAAAATTTGGTGGACAAAAAGCAAGATCTGTTCAGTGTCGAAACGGCGACCACATTAACAAATGGGCTATTAGCCTATTCAGAACGCGGCATGGATTACGTCCAAGATTTGCAAGCGATGATACGTCACAACAGCGAGTTTTGGAGCCAATAA